One window of Lagenorhynchus albirostris chromosome 16, mLagAlb1.1, whole genome shotgun sequence genomic DNA carries:
- the PBLD gene encoding phenazine biosynthesis-like domain-containing protein → MKFPIFIADAFTAKAFRGNPAAVCLLENKLDEDMHQKIAKEMNLSETAFIQKLHPTDNFTQSSCFGLRWFTPVSEVPLCGHATLASAAVLFHKIKNMNSTLTFVTLSGELKARREEDGIVLDLPLYPAHPQDFHEVEDLIKTAIGDTLVQDIRYSPDTRKLLVRLSDTYNRSFLESLKVNTQNLPQVENTGKVKGLILTIKGEPDGQTQAFDFYSRYFTPWFGVAEDPVTGSAHTVLSSYWSQQLGKKAMHAFQCSSRGGELKISLRPDGRVDIKGRAALVLEGTLTA, encoded by the exons ATGAAGTTCCCTATTTTCATAGCAGATGCATTCACAGCAAAAGCATTTCGTGGGAATCCTGCTGCTGTTTGCCTCCTAGAAAAT AAATTGGATGAAGACATGcatcaaaaaattgcaaaggaaatgAATCTCTCTGAAACTGCTTTTATCCAAAAACTACACCCAACTGACAACTTTACACAAA GTTCCTGCTTTGGATTAAGGTGGTTTACACCAGTGAGTGAGGTTCCTCTCTGTGGCCACGCTACCCTGGCTTCTGCAGCTGTGCTGTTTCACAAAATAA AAAACATGAATAGCACCCTAACGTTTGTCACTCTGAGTGGGGAACTAAAGGCCAGAAGAGAAGAGGATGGTATCGTCCTGGACCTGCCTCTTTATCCAGCCCATCCCCAG GACTTCCATGAAGTGGAGGATTTGATAAAG ACTGCCATAGGTGACACACTGGTTCAGGACATCCGCTATTCCCCAGATACCCGAAAGCTCCTGGTCCGACTCAGTGATACTTACAACAG GTCATTTCTGGAGAGCCTGAAAGTGAACACACAGAATCTGCCGCAAGTGGAAAACACGGGGAAGGTGAAAGGACTCATTCTCACCATCAAGGGAGAGCCTGATGGGCAGACTCAAGCGTTTGACTTTTACTCCAGATATTTCACTCCATGGTTTGGTGTGGCCGAAGACCCCGTAACAG ggTCTGCACATACTGTTCTCAGCAGCTACTGGTCCCAGCAACTGGGGAAGAAAGCCATGCACG cCTTTCAGTGTTCCAGCCGGGGAGGAGAATTGAAGATTTCCCTGCGTCCTGATGGACGAGTTGACATCAAGGGACGTGCTGCTCTTGTTTTAGAGGGCACGCTGACGGCCTAG